The following coding sequences are from one Rutidosis leptorrhynchoides isolate AG116_Rl617_1_P2 chromosome 11, CSIRO_AGI_Rlap_v1, whole genome shotgun sequence window:
- the LOC139874335 gene encoding F-box only protein 8-like, which produces MANFIPLVLQIKIFCRLPAKSLIRFRSVSKEWKSLIDSSEFNSDFIVHQAQRKRLLLWCKYTHNDCIVDDDDSFPQHKISLSQPLSFNRFCDDDDDSKRKQMEFVGCSYGLLCYAGSYLSDDDDYFNRYVIWNPSIKKSIAIDAPYYKRIYVGFGVCPITLDPKIVRINIIHVSGDDVRYIDDKDKVWRVEVFTLSEGVWRSPLTKHPRKWLKIDLYLKGSGYKTPAVMNGFIYWCANNNSTNTIVSFDLGSEEFAKVQVPGNLIDFNIFKLRNSLGLVGLVEFSSEYAYSVWSMDHVSKLFTKLFSVTLPDIYWHVLGFRDNEQLIIYGPRDDEHGPEFVAYEPNLKHLNGLGTYVSCSSFTSFTESLLLLGKSGTLNDDECDAHTTRSLDHET; this is translated from the coding sequence ATGGCGAATTTCATACCTTTAGTTCTACAAATTAAAATCTTTTGTCGTCTTCCTGCTAAATCATTGATTCGATTTAGATCGGTCTCAAAAGAGTGGAAGTCTTTAATTGATAGCTCTGAATTTAATTCCGATTTCATTGTCCACCAGGCTCAACGAAAACGTCTTCTTTTATGGTGTAAGTATACACATAATGATTGtatagttgatgatgatgattcattccCCCAACACAAGATTTCTTTGTCGCAGCCTCTGTCCTTTAACCGattttgtgatgatgatgatgattcaaaaaGAAAGCAAATGGAGTTTGTTGGTTGCTCTTATGGCTTGCTTTGCTATGCTGGTAGTTATTTAAGTGACGATGATGATTATTTCAATCGCTACGTTATATGGAATCCTTCGATAAAAAAATCAATAGCAATTGATGCACCTTATTATAAGCGTATTTATGTTGGGTTTGGTGTTTGTCCTATCACTCTTGACCCTAAGATTGTTAGGATAAATATCATTCATGTTTCAGGTGATGATGTTCGGTATATTGATGACAAAGATAAAGTTTGGCGAGTTGAAGTATTTACCTTAAGTGAAGGGGTGTGGAGAAGTCCGTTAACCAAACATCCTCGTAAATGGTTAAAAATTGATTTGTATCTCAAAGGTAGTGGTTACAAAACTCCAGCAGTTATGAACGGGTTTATTTACTGGTGTGCCAATAATAATTCTACTAACACGATCGTAtcttttgatttgggaagtgaagaATTTGCAAAAGTACAAGTACCTGGTAATTTAATCGATTTCAACATCTTTAAGCTAAGAAACTCTCTTGGTCTGGTTGGTCTGGTTGAATTTAGCTCAGAATATGCTTACAGTGTGTGGTCGATGGACCATGTTTCAAAATTGTTTACCAAGCTCTTTAGTGTTACCTTACCAGATATATATTGGCATGTATTGGGATTCAGAGATAATGAGCAACTTATAATCTATGGACCTCGTGACGATGAACATGGACCTGAGTTTGTAGCTTACGAACCCAATTTGAAACACTTAAACGGTCTTGGGACTTATGTGAGTTGTTCCTCTTTTACCTCCTTCACAGAATCTCTACTTCTGCTTGGTAAATCAGGCACACTTAATGATGATGAATGTGATGCACACACTACAAGATCTTTAGATCACGAAACCTGA
- the LOC139874336 gene encoding putative F-box protein At1g67623, protein MIVEILSRVGSSSCVQLFSAKTVCKSFLMFSEDPLVVKRISLDNYSAVPWGNTMVSFYNRCLLSGNPQAIFRLGLYLYFDANDIQLGLQKIKEATNHKLLESVYVYGLIMFASNQNEAKNIVLEMLNQTFSAESLDLVVTVRRKRFSVKLAV, encoded by the exons ATGATTGTTGAGATATTGTCAAGAGTTGGTAGTTCATCATGCGTTCAACTGTTCTCAGCAAAAACCGTCTGCAAATCATTCTTGATGTTCTCTGAGGATCCTTTGGTTGTTAAAAGGATATCCTTAGATAATTACTCGGCGGTTCCTTGGGGAAATACCATGGTCTCATTTTACAATCGTTGTCTTCTTTCGGGTAATCCTCAAGCCATTTTTCGGTTAGGTTTGTATCTCTACTTTGACGCTAATGACATCCAGTTAGGGCTTCAAAAAATAAAGGAAGCTACTAACCATAAACTTTTAGAGTCAGTTTATGTCTACGGCTTAATCATGTTTGCCTCTAACCAAAATGAGGCAAAGAATATCGTATTGGAAATGTTAAATCAAACATTTTCAGCAGAAAGCTTAGATTTAGTAGTTACAGTTAGAAGAAAG AGATTTTCAGTCAAATTAGCTGTATAG